Proteins co-encoded in one Quercus robur chromosome 8, dhQueRobu3.1, whole genome shotgun sequence genomic window:
- the LOC126695304 gene encoding lysM domain receptor-like kinase 3, producing MKPKLGILVLMLLLVSVFTSIAESKCSKGCDLALASYYVWNGSNLTFISQMLQSDLNIIPNTIVSYNKLTVANQDSVKDDTRVNVPFPCDCIDGEFLGHVFDYSVHSGDTYSTVAQDWYANLTTYQLLQNYNSYDPNHIPDTNAKLNVTVTCSCGDSSVTKDYGLFITYPLQPGDTLESIALATNFNVTLLQSYNRGVNFSQGSGVVYIPGKDQNNTYPAMPPSKSGLAGGAIAGIAIGGVAGVLLLAACIYFGCYRKKKMEEAKLLSAASEEFYAQNGQGPGSALDKDAESTGAAGGPASGLAGITVDKSVEFSYEELATATDDFSLANKIGQGGFGAVYYAELRGEKAAIKKMDMQASREFLAELKVLTRVHHLNLVRLIGYCVEGSLFLVYEFIENGNLSQHLRGSSGRDPLPWSTRVQIALDSARGLEYIHEHTVPVYIHRDIKSANILIDKNFHGKVADFGLTKLTEVGGASLPTRLVGTFGYMPPEYAQYGDVSSKVDVYAFGVVLYELISAKEAVFKDNGSAHESMGLVALFEDVFSQPNPREDLRKVVDARLGDDYPLDSVWKVAQLAKACTQENPQLRPSMRSIVVALMTLSSATEDWDVGSFYNNDALVNLMSGR from the exons ATGAAACCCAAATTGGGAATTTTGGTGTTGATGTTATTGTTGGTCTCAGTTTTTACTTCCATAGCTGAATCCAAGTGTAGTAAAGGATGTGATTTGGCTTTAGCTTCATACTACGTGTGGAATGGCTCAAATCTCACATTCATATCTCAAATGTTGCAGTCTGACCTTAATATCATCCCTAATACAATTGTCAGTTACAACAAGCTAACGGTAGCCAATCAAGACAGTGTTAAAGATGATACAAGAGTCAATGTTCCATTCCCATGTGATTGTATCGACGGCGAGTTTCTGGGTCACGTGTTTGATTACTCGGTTCATTCAGGGGATACGTACTCGACGGTGGCTCAAGATTGGTATGCAAATCTGACCACTTATCAGTTGTTGCAGAATTATAATAGCTATGACCCCAATCATATACCTGATACCAATGCCAAGTTGAATGTCACGGTCACATGTTCCTGTGGCGATAGCTCGGTTACGAAGGATTACGGTTTGTTTATTACTTATCCGCTTCAGCCAGGGGACACTCTGGAATCGATTGCATTGGCTACGAATTTTAATGTAACGTTGCTGCAGAGTTATAACCGGGGAGTGAATTTCAGCCAAGGAAGTGGTGTGGTGTATATCCCTGGCAAAG ATCAGAATAATACTTATCCAGCTATGCCACCAAG CAAAAGCG GATTAGCAGGTGGAGCTATAGCTGGCATAGCTATAGGAGGAGTAGCTGGTGTCCTGTTACTTGCCGCTTGTATATATTTTGGATGTTACcgaaagaagaagatggaggaagCAAAGTTGCTCTCAGCAGCATCTGAGGAATTTTATGCTCAAAATGGGCAag gcccTGGAAGTGCCTTGGATAAAGATGCTGAATCAACTGGTGCTGCTGGTGGTCCAGCTTCAGGTCTTGCAGGCATAACTGTGGACAAATCAGTAGAGTTCTCTTATGAAGAACTTGCCACAGCTACTGATGACTTCAGCCTGGCTAATAAGATTGGTCAAGGTGGTTTTGGGGCTGTCTATTATGCAGAGCTGAGAGGCGAG AAAGCTGCAATCAAGAAGATGGATATGCAAGCATCTAGAGAATTTCTTGCTGAATTAAAGGTGTTAACACGTGTTCATCACTTGAACCTG GTGCGGTTGATTGGATATTGTGTTGAGGGTTCTCTTTTCTTAGTCTATGAATTTATCGAGAATGGCAACTTAAGCCAACATTTGCGTGGATCATCAG GGAGGGACCCATTGCCATGGTCTACTAGGGTGCAAATTGCCCTTGATTCAGCCAGAGGTCTTGAATATATCCATGAGCATACTGTTCCTGTTTATATCCATCGTGATATTAAATCAGCAAATATATTGATTGACAAGAACTTCCATGGAAAG GTTGCAGATTTTGGATTAACTAAACTGACTGAAGTTGGAGGTGCATCACTCCCCACACGTCTAGTGGGAACATTTGGATACATGCCTCCTGA ATATGCTCAGTACGGAGATGTTTCTTCCAAAGTAGATGTATATGCCTTTGGGGTTGTCCTTTATGAACTTATTTCAGCCAAGGAAGCTGTGTTCAAGGATAATGGTTCTGCTCATGAATCCATGGGCCTTGTTGCTTTG TTTGAAGACGTTTTTAGTCAGCCCAATCCTAGAGAGGACCTACGTAAAGTAGTTGATGCTCGGCTTGGAGATGACTACCCACTTGACTCAGTATGGAAG GTGGCCCAGCTTGCCAAAGCGTGTACACAAGAGAATCCGCAACTACGGCCAAGTATGAGATCTATTGTGGTTGCCTTAATGACACTTTCATCCGCAACTGAGGATTGGGACGTCGGCTCCTTTTATAACAATGATGCTCTAGTCAATCTAATGTCTGGGAGGTAG
- the LOC126695302 gene encoding lysM domain receptor-like kinase 3, with the protein MKPKLGFSVLLVLVSVLHFSSIAESKCSKGCDLALASYYVMPETNLTFIAQVLQSNLNINPSTIVSYNKQTITNQDSVQDGVKANVPFPCDCINGEFLGHMFEYTVHSGDTYLTVAQTYYANLTTYQLLQKYNSYDSNNIPDTNAKLNVTVTCSCGDSSVSKDYGLFITYPLRPEDTVESIASATNLSVALLQSYNPGVNFGQGSGVVYIPGKGLPIA; encoded by the exons ATGAAACCCAAGTTGGGGTTTTCGGTGCTGTTAGTGTTGGTCTCAGTTTTACATTTTAGTTCCATAGCTGAATCCAAATGTAGTAAAGGATGTGACTTGGCTTTAGCTTCATACTACGTGATGCCGGAGACAAATCTCACTTTCATAGCTCAAGTTTTGCAGTCTAACCTTAATATCAACCCTAGTACAATTGTCAGTTACAACAAGCAAACGATAACCAATCAAGACAGTGTTCAAGATGGTGTAAAGGCCAATGTTCCTTTCCCATGTGACTGTATCAACGGCGAGTTTCTGGGTCACATGTTTGAGTACACGGTTCATTCAGGGGATACGTACTTGACGGTGGCACAGACGTATTATGCCAATCTGACCACGTATCAGTTGCTGCAGAAGTATAATAGCTATGACTCCAACAATATACCTGATACCAATGCCAAGTTGAATGTCACGGTCACTTGTTCTTGTGGAGATAGCTCGGTTTCGAAGGATTACGGTTTGTTTATTACGTACCCACTTCGGCCAGAGGACACCGTGGAATCGATTGCCTCGGCTACGAATCTTAGTGTAGCGTTGCTGCAGAGTTACAACCCAGGAGTGAATTTCGGTCAAGGGAGTGGTGTGGTGTATATTCCAGGCAAAG GTCTCCCAATTGCATAG